One part of the Gemmatimonas sp. genome encodes these proteins:
- a CDS encoding nucleoside deaminase — protein sequence MTSQVPVPPVLQAAMHEALQEARAAAAANEVPVGAVVLDTATGNVLSRAQNRMRRDADATSHAELLALRDAARALGDRALGDCTLVVTLEPCAMCAGAIVLARVGALVFGAWDEKAGMCGSVGDLVRHPRLNHRPQVRGGVLEQESAALLQEFFARRR from the coding sequence GTGACGTCGCAGGTGCCGGTGCCCCCGGTGCTGCAGGCGGCCATGCACGAGGCGCTGCAGGAAGCGCGCGCTGCGGCCGCGGCCAATGAGGTGCCGGTCGGCGCGGTGGTGCTGGACACGGCCACCGGCAACGTCCTCAGCCGCGCCCAGAATCGCATGCGCCGCGATGCCGACGCCACGTCGCACGCCGAGCTGCTGGCCTTGCGCGATGCGGCCCGTGCGCTGGGCGATCGCGCGCTTGGTGACTGTACCCTGGTGGTGACGCTGGAACCCTGCGCCATGTGCGCCGGTGCCATCGTGCTGGCGCGCGTGGGCGCGCTGGTCTTTGGCGCCTGGGACGAGAAGGCCGGCATGTGCGGCAGCGTGGGTGATCTCGTCCGCCACCCGCGCCTCAATCATCGGCCCCAGGTGCGAGGCGGCGTGCTGGAGCAGGAAAGCGCCGCCTTGCTGCAGGAGTTCTTCGCTCGGCGCCGCTGA